In the genome of Pseudonocardia cypriaca, the window GCCGGGCTCGCGGAGGCGATGCTGCGCCACGCCCGGCGCATCAGCGTGCCCGGCCCGGCCGTCGACGTCGTCGGCACCGGCGGCGACCAGGCCCACACCGTCAACATCTCCACGATGACCGCTGTGGTCGTCGCGGCCGCCGGGGCGCCGGTCGTGAAGCACGGCAACCGGGCCGCGTCGTCGTCCAGCGGGGCGGCGGACGTGCTCGAGGCGCTCGGCGTCGCGATCGACCTGGCGCCAGAAGCGGTGGTGGCCTGCGTGGCCGAGGCCGGGATCGGCTTCTGCTTCGCCCCGGTGTTCCACCCCAGCTTCCGGCACACGGCCGGCCCGCGGCGCGAGCTGGGCGTTCCGACGGCGATGAACGTGCTCGGGCCGCTCACCAACCCGGCCCAGCCGGCCGCAGCGCTCGTCGGGTGCGCCGATCCCCGGCTCGCCCCCGTGATCGCCGAGGTGCTCGCTGGGCGCGGGGCGTCCGCGCTCGTGGTGCGCGGCGACGACGGCCTCGACGAGCTCACCACCACGACCACGAGCACCGTCTGGGTGGTCTCCGGCGGGCAGGTGCGGCGGGAGAGCCTCGACCCGGCCGCGTTCGGCCTCGCCCCCGCCACCCGGGAGTCGCTGCGCGGCGGTAGCCCCGCCGACAACGCCGACGTCTTCCGCGCGCTCGTCGGCGGCCGCACCGGGGCGGTGCGCGACGCGGTGCTGCTCAACGCCGCCGGCGCGCTGGTGGCGTTCGACGGGCCGCCCGCGCAGCTGGCGGACGCCTTCCCCGTGGCGCTCGAACGGGCCGCTGCTGCGATCGACTCCGGCGCGGCCGAACGCCTGCTGACCCGGTGGGTCGAGGTCTCGACCGCGCGCAAGGCGTAGAGCGCGACTCGCGTGCACCCCGACCGCGACTCGCGTACATCCAGACCGCGACTCGCGTGCACTGAGACCGCGACTCGCGGAGGTGGGGTGCCCCACGACCCGCGAGTCGCGGTCTGGGTGCGTGCGAGTCGGGTTCAGTCGAGGCCGACGGAGAAGCCGGCCTCGGTGTCGGCGCGGGAGTAGGAGCGGAAGGCGATGTGGGTGTCGGTGCGCCGCACCCCCTCGATCTTGCTGAGGCGCCCCGCGATCACGTCGGCGAGCTGGTCGTGCTCGGCGACCTTCACGACGGCGATCAGGTCGACGTCGCCGGCGCAGGAGTAGACCTCGGCCACCCCGTCGAGGTCGGCGATGGCCTGCGCCGTCTCGGGGATGCGGTCGGCGGCGGTGTGCACCAGGACGATCGCGGTGATCACGACGGCTCCCTCGGGTCTCGGACTGAACGCGAGACTAGTGGTTCCGGCCGCGCCCGTAGCCTGACACCCCGAGGGGTGATCCATCGTGGCCATCGGCGCGAGCCTGCGGGCATGGCGCGAGCGTGCGCTGTTGACCCAGGAGCAGCTGGCCGAGCGATCCGGCATCAGCGT includes:
- the trpD gene encoding anthranilate phosphoribosyltransferase, which translates into the protein MAESSLSWPGLLGRLLRGEHLGSADTAWVMDRVLSAEATPAQLAGFLVALRAKGETAAEIAGLAEAMLRHARRISVPGPAVDVVGTGGDQAHTVNISTMTAVVVAAAGAPVVKHGNRAASSSSGAADVLEALGVAIDLAPEAVVACVAEAGIGFCFAPVFHPSFRHTAGPRRELGVPTAMNVLGPLTNPAQPAAALVGCADPRLAPVIAEVLAGRGASALVVRGDDGLDELTTTTTSTVWVVSGGQVRRESLDPAAFGLAPATRESLRGGSPADNADVFRALVGGRTGAVRDAVLLNAAGALVAFDGPPAQLADAFPVALERAAAAIDSGAAERLLTRWVEVSTARKA
- a CDS encoding Lrp/AsnC family transcriptional regulator gives rise to the protein MITAIVLVHTAADRIPETAQAIADLDGVAEVYSCAGDVDLIAVVKVAEHDQLADVIAGRLSKIEGVRRTDTHIAFRSYSRADTEAGFSVGLD